In Acinetobacter pittii, one genomic interval encodes:
- the mobA gene encoding molybdenum cofactor guanylyltransferase, translating into MNKGYPVTDLVILAGGQARRMNGLNKLLQQFDGETQLTKIHQKLRSSVSEIWVNSHRDYSIYQSIVPDIQCYQDDAAGFFGPLMGMKSAWSNVSADYVLFIPCDVTYIPTQVVAKLHGALRKNKQAQAAYVSINGDALYPFCLLKRESLNAITEQIEKQRLSLKECFKLLHAQVAIFQKQNLFFHSINSLDELQQYKQIKAFKEIFTAN; encoded by the coding sequence GTGAATAAGGGGTATCCCGTAACTGATTTGGTCATTCTGGCGGGTGGACAAGCCCGCCGTATGAATGGTTTAAATAAGTTGTTACAGCAATTTGATGGTGAAACTCAACTCACTAAAATTCATCAGAAACTAAGATCATCAGTGTCTGAAATTTGGGTGAATAGCCATCGCGATTATTCAATTTATCAAAGTATTGTGCCGGACATTCAATGTTATCAAGATGATGCAGCAGGTTTTTTCGGTCCGCTGATGGGAATGAAAAGTGCATGGTCAAATGTAAGCGCAGACTATGTTTTATTTATCCCTTGTGATGTGACCTATATACCTACCCAAGTCGTTGCTAAATTACACGGTGCACTTCGGAAAAATAAACAGGCTCAGGCAGCTTATGTTTCAATTAATGGAGATGCCTTATACCCATTTTGCTTATTAAAACGTGAAAGTTTAAATGCCATAACAGAGCAAATTGAAAAGCAGCGGTTAAGTTTGAAAGAGTGCTTTAAGCTTTTACATGCTCAAGTGGCTATATTTCAAAAACAGAATCTTTTTTTTCATAGCATCAACTCATTGGATGAGCTTCAGCAATACAAACAAATCAAAGCATTTAAAGAAATTTTTACAGCAAATTAA
- the nirD gene encoding nitrite reductase small subunit NirD yields MNIVQDKNMLPDDQWIDVCALDDLTPNTGAGALVGGQAVAIFRVGHEKRVYVLSNKDPFSQANVMSRGIIGDLQGERVIASPIYKQHFSLATGRCLEDKDQKLSVYPSKIVDGRVLINPVPQKTYITNTGVSQDKLKLVLIGNGLAGMRCLEDLLDMAPDRYEVTVIGEEPWGNYNRIMLSPVLSGEKTIEDIMLHPPKWYDDKGIKFIAGDKAVKIDRPRKVVYTEKGQTVDYDRLILATGSAPFIPPVQGVDLKGVLTFRDIYDVNTMIEYCDSKTNAVVIGGGLLGLEAAYGLKQRGMNVTVLHLMDRIMERQLDSRASQLLRHSIEQKGIHIITEANTEALIGDEDGHVKQIRLKDGTVLEADLVVFAVGIRPNISLAQSAGLRCNRGVLVNDTMQTFDPSIYAVGECIEHRGQTFGLVEPLWGQAFICATHLAEHGSLTFKAPTVPTQLKVSGVDVFSAGNFEPKDDYEDIILNDEKRHIYKRIIIQSDRVIGAVLFGDTEDGMWYAELIADQTPVSSFRNKLLFGRDFALKNAG; encoded by the coding sequence ATGAATATTGTACAAGACAAAAATATGCTTCCTGATGATCAATGGATTGATGTATGTGCGCTCGATGATTTAACCCCAAATACTGGCGCAGGTGCGCTAGTGGGCGGTCAAGCGGTTGCAATCTTTCGCGTGGGGCATGAAAAACGTGTTTACGTGTTAAGCAATAAAGATCCGTTTAGCCAAGCCAACGTCATGAGCCGCGGCATTATTGGCGATTTGCAAGGTGAACGGGTCATTGCATCGCCAATCTATAAACAACACTTTAGTTTGGCAACAGGTCGTTGTTTAGAAGATAAAGATCAAAAACTTTCAGTTTATCCGAGCAAAATTGTTGATGGTCGTGTTTTGATCAATCCTGTGCCGCAAAAAACTTATATTACCAATACAGGTGTGTCTCAAGACAAACTTAAACTGGTGTTGATTGGTAATGGTTTAGCAGGAATGCGTTGCCTAGAAGATTTACTGGATATGGCACCAGACCGTTATGAAGTCACGGTAATTGGTGAAGAACCTTGGGGAAACTATAACCGCATTATGCTATCTCCGGTTTTATCAGGTGAAAAAACCATTGAAGACATTATGCTCCATCCACCGAAGTGGTATGACGATAAAGGCATCAAATTTATTGCAGGTGACAAGGCTGTAAAAATTGATCGTCCACGTAAAGTGGTTTACACCGAAAAAGGACAAACTGTTGATTATGACCGTTTGATCTTGGCGACAGGTTCGGCTCCGTTTATTCCGCCAGTTCAAGGTGTTGACTTAAAAGGCGTGTTAACTTTCCGTGATATTTATGACGTTAATACCATGATTGAATACTGCGATTCAAAAACCAATGCAGTGGTGATTGGCGGTGGTTTACTTGGTTTAGAAGCAGCGTACGGTTTAAAACAACGCGGTATGAATGTGACTGTGCTGCATTTAATGGACCGCATTATGGAACGTCAACTCGACAGCCGTGCGAGTCAGTTACTGCGTCATAGCATTGAGCAAAAAGGTATTCACATTATTACCGAAGCGAATACTGAAGCGTTAATTGGTGATGAAGATGGTCATGTGAAGCAAATCCGTTTGAAAGATGGCACGGTTTTAGAAGCCGATCTTGTGGTATTTGCAGTCGGTATTCGACCAAATATTAGCTTGGCACAAAGTGCTGGTTTACGTTGTAACCGCGGTGTGTTGGTGAATGACACCATGCAAACGTTTGACCCAAGTATTTATGCGGTGGGTGAATGTATTGAACACCGCGGACAAACTTTTGGTTTGGTTGAACCATTATGGGGTCAAGCATTTATCTGCGCGACACATTTAGCAGAGCACGGCAGCTTAACTTTTAAAGCACCAACCGTACCGACTCAGTTAAAGGTGAGCGGTGTCGATGTATTCTCGGCGGGTAACTTTGAGCCGAAAGATGATTATGAAGACATTATTTTGAATGATGAAAAACGTCACATCTACAAACGCATTATTATTCAAAGTGATAGAGTAATTGGTGCAGTTTTATTTGGCGATACTGAAGATGGTATGTGGTATGCAGAGTTAATTGCAGATCAAACCCCAGTCTCATCATTTAGAAATAAACTGCTATTTGGTCGAGATTTTGCATTAAAAAATGCAGGCTAA
- the nasA gene encoding molybdopterin-dependent oxidoreductase gives MNSIPSVEIDSSDHVATTITKTTCPYCGVGCGVSVNVQQKPQGPLVQVEGDAEHPSNFGRLCIKGSRLADTLGLETRVLQPMMGRKADRVVTTWDAAINKIADKFQSCIDQYGRDSIAFYVSGQLLTEDYYVVNKFVKGYLGTANIDTNSRLCMSSAVAGHKRSFGEDIVPASYEDFEHADMVVLVGSNTAWCHPVLYQRIMQAKNQNPDMFVVVIDPRFTSTCEQADLHLPILPGQDVALFNGLFQYLYENGHADQAFVDAYTEGLHDVLASSQPETDIEYVAKRSGISLDKLQHFFEKFAQTEKVITLFSMGVNQSSQGVNKANSIINCHLLTGKIGKLGAAPFSMTGQPNAMGGREVGGLANMLAAHMDLDNPLHQKVVQTFWDSPFIATQAGLKAVDLFRAVEAGKIKAIWIMATNPVVSLPDADQVKRALEKCELVVVSDICADTDTTAYADVLLPALGWGEKDGTVTNSERRISRQRAFLPAPGEAKADWWSVSQVAKKLGFKGFDFASASDIFNEHAALSAQDNADIEAREQSNNFRYFNLKGLMNLSAAEYNALQPIQWPVWNKNQDAKAVQQLFAKGQFSHKNTKAKLIPTLAIDPVHAISEDYPLILNTGRIRDQWHTMTRTGLSANLTSHRAEPFCEIHPSDALKFGVRDQGLVEVRSKWGSCVLRVTFSSGVRRGQIFAPIHWTEQVASDARIGKVVNPEVDAISGEPEFKHTPVTIQPFYTTWQGVLYVRDGFDQHIQTSLHTCAWWTKVKMVKTNRYELADRQTFHDTQKNLKSFLPFADETFEWLSIEDISSQLSHSIILKDGVVIASLYIAPPDLLPDRDWVASLFKRERLSALHRKALLAGMPMSATNNDGPLVCSCFKVGKNKIIDAIKTQNITHEKQVTACLKAGGNCGSCLPEIRGLIKACQQEVEV, from the coding sequence ATGAATAGTATTCCAAGCGTTGAAATCGATAGCTCCGACCATGTTGCAACAACTATAACCAAAACAACATGTCCATATTGTGGGGTGGGTTGTGGTGTTAGCGTAAACGTCCAGCAAAAACCTCAAGGACCTCTGGTACAAGTTGAGGGGGATGCTGAGCATCCTTCCAACTTTGGACGCTTATGTATTAAAGGTAGCCGCTTGGCGGATACTTTGGGGTTAGAAACACGTGTTCTACAACCGATGATGGGACGAAAAGCCGATCGGGTAGTAACGACATGGGATGCGGCAATCAATAAAATTGCCGATAAATTCCAATCTTGTATCGACCAATATGGCCGTGACAGCATTGCATTTTATGTTTCAGGTCAGCTTTTGACTGAAGACTATTATGTAGTAAATAAGTTTGTAAAAGGCTATTTGGGCACAGCAAATATCGACACCAACTCGCGCCTTTGCATGTCATCTGCGGTTGCTGGGCATAAACGCAGCTTTGGTGAAGATATTGTCCCTGCAAGCTATGAAGACTTTGAACATGCCGACATGGTGGTTTTAGTCGGTTCTAATACCGCATGGTGTCATCCTGTACTTTATCAGCGGATCATGCAGGCTAAGAACCAAAATCCGGATATGTTTGTGGTGGTAATTGACCCACGTTTTACCAGTACTTGTGAACAAGCGGATCTACATTTACCGATTTTGCCGGGTCAAGATGTCGCATTGTTTAATGGCTTATTTCAATATTTATATGAAAATGGTCATGCTGATCAGGCCTTTGTAGATGCTTATACCGAAGGTCTGCACGATGTTTTGGCAAGTAGTCAGCCAGAAACTGATATCGAATATGTGGCAAAACGTAGTGGTATTTCTTTAGACAAATTGCAGCATTTCTTTGAGAAATTCGCTCAAACTGAAAAAGTCATTACCTTATTTTCAATGGGTGTGAATCAATCAAGTCAGGGTGTAAATAAAGCCAACAGTATTATTAACTGTCATTTATTGACTGGAAAAATTGGTAAGCTCGGCGCTGCGCCATTTTCAATGACAGGTCAGCCCAATGCGATGGGTGGGCGTGAAGTTGGTGGTTTAGCCAATATGTTGGCTGCACATATGGATTTAGATAACCCACTACATCAAAAAGTTGTTCAAACTTTCTGGGACAGTCCATTTATTGCAACTCAAGCGGGTTTAAAAGCAGTGGATTTGTTCCGTGCCGTTGAGGCTGGAAAAATTAAAGCCATCTGGATTATGGCAACCAATCCAGTAGTGAGCCTGCCAGATGCCGATCAAGTGAAACGTGCTTTAGAGAAGTGTGAGTTAGTCGTCGTGTCAGATATCTGTGCAGATACGGATACTACGGCTTATGCCGATGTTTTGCTTCCAGCTTTAGGTTGGGGTGAAAAAGACGGAACTGTGACGAACTCTGAGCGTCGTATTTCACGTCAGCGTGCTTTTTTACCTGCGCCAGGTGAAGCAAAAGCGGATTGGTGGTCTGTTAGCCAAGTCGCGAAAAAATTAGGCTTTAAAGGTTTTGACTTTGCGAGTGCCAGTGACATCTTTAATGAACATGCAGCGTTATCTGCACAAGACAATGCAGATATCGAAGCTCGTGAACAAAGTAATAATTTTCGTTATTTCAACTTAAAAGGCTTAATGAATCTGAGCGCTGCTGAGTACAATGCGCTGCAACCCATTCAATGGCCAGTGTGGAATAAAAACCAAGACGCTAAAGCCGTTCAACAACTATTTGCCAAGGGTCAGTTTAGTCATAAAAACACTAAGGCGAAATTGATTCCAACTCTTGCAATTGATCCAGTTCATGCGATTTCAGAAGATTATCCACTTATTTTAAACACTGGACGTATTCGAGACCAATGGCACACCATGACGCGTACAGGTTTGTCAGCAAATTTGACCAGTCACCGTGCCGAACCATTTTGCGAGATTCATCCGAGTGATGCCTTGAAGTTTGGTGTGCGTGATCAAGGCTTGGTCGAAGTCCGTTCAAAATGGGGCAGTTGTGTACTACGTGTAACATTCTCGTCGGGAGTACGTCGCGGCCAAATTTTTGCCCCAATTCATTGGACTGAACAAGTTGCATCCGATGCTCGTATTGGTAAAGTCGTTAACCCCGAAGTCGATGCTATTTCAGGCGAACCTGAGTTCAAACATACACCTGTCACGATTCAACCGTTTTATACCACTTGGCAGGGTGTACTGTATGTACGTGATGGGTTTGATCAACACATCCAAACCTCATTGCATACTTGTGCGTGGTGGACTAAGGTCAAAATGGTGAAAACCAACCGTTATGAACTTGCAGACCGTCAAACTTTTCATGACACTCAAAAGAACCTGAAAAGCTTTTTACCGTTTGCCGATGAAACTTTTGAATGGTTGAGTATTGAAGATATTTCTTCACAACTCAGTCATAGCATCATTTTGAAAGATGGTGTGGTGATTGCAAGTTTATATATCGCCCCACCAGATTTATTGCCGGATCGTGATTGGGTCGCAAGTTTATTTAAACGTGAACGTTTAAGTGCGTTACATCGAAAAGCGTTACTGGCTGGTATGCCAATGTCTGCTACAAATAATGACGGACCTTTAGTCTGTAGTTGTTTTAAAGTAGGTAAGAACAAAATTATAGACGCAATCAAAACTCAAAATATTACTCATGAAAAGCAAGTGACAGCTTGTTTAAAAGCAGGTGGTAACTGTGGTTCATGTTTACCTGAAATCCGTGGCTTGATTAAAGCTTGCCAACAGGAGGTGGAAGTGTGA